ACGATCGACGACGACCCGATCGACAGGTACGTGCTCATCGCCCTGGCCAGAGGCGAGGACGCACGATGGCATGCCAATCGCCTGTACGGAGCGATCTACCCGATCAACCGGACTACGCGAAGTACCGCTGGTTGCTGGAGCGCCACGGCGTGCCGGTTCCGTTCTTGATCACCGGACTCGTTCCAGACGCCGGCGTCTTCGGGACCGCGCTCGCACCCTGAGAGCGGTTCAGATCCCGCGGAGCAGCTCGGACAGGGTGACGTCGAGCCGTCGCGCGAAATGCGCGAGCGCAGCGAGCGACGGCGCGACGCGGCCGGTCTCCATCTTCCACACGTACTGCCGCTCGAAATAGACCCGGCCGCGCTTGTCGGCGCCAAGCTGCGCCATCGTGAGTCCACGTTTGCGACGCAGCGCGCGCAGGCGCTTACCGGTGCGTTTCAGCAGCAGCGGCTCGCCGGGCACGTCCGGGTTCACCCGGGCGGGCATCAGACCCCCCGCGCCACGAAGTCGATGATCGCCCCCGTCGCTTCGGTTCCGTAGGGCGCCGCGAACATCCCGCGTGAGTGCTCACTCCCGCCGAACAGCACGAGCGTCTTCGGCTTGGACACGACGTCGAAACAATGGACGACGTGAGGCGCCGCGCCGAGCGAGTCGCCATCGGCGCAGACGAAGAGCTTCCGACCGGTCACGCGCCGTGACAGCTCGTCCGGCACTGCCGTGACGGGCGCTGAGATGGAGACGATGGACTCAACGTCGGCCTCGAAGCTCGAAGCGAGGATCGCGTGGCCACCCATCGACGCGCCGACGAGCGCGATCTCCCGGGCGCCCCGCTCGCGGAGCAGCGCCTTCGCCGCGCGCAGATCGGCGATCGGCGACCACGGCGCGGGAGGAGCGAAGTCGTTGGTCTTGCCGCTCGAGCCGTCATAGCCGCGCAGATTCAGGGCAAGCGCCGGGACACCGCGCGCGACCAGGAGCTGCGCGACGTCGCGCCATCCGCTGGCATCCCAGTTCAGACCATGGACCAGGACCGCCGCGCGCCGTGACGGAAGGGCGCCATACAGATCAGCGAGGAGCGTCTCCCCCTCGCTGGCGATGCGCACGGTCTCAGGCATGACGCGCGCGGCACCGCTCACGTCGCAAATGGTGCTACAAAAAGCCCTGTGGCTCGCACCATCACTTCCGAGGTCGAGCGCCTCTTCACGGAGTCAGCATCGGCCTTCCCGCTGTGGGAGGTCACGAAGGACGTCGTCGACGAGTTCATCGACCTGTCGCTGAATTACCGGCAGAGCGGCCATCCCGGCGGCTCGCGCTCCAAGGTCCACCTGCTCCTCGCCCTCGTGCTGTCCGGCGCCATGCGCCACGACGTGCTGCGGCCGTGGCGACGATTCGGCGATCGCTTCATCCTGTCGGCCGGCCACACGGTGCCTCTCATCTACGCGACGCTCGCGACGCTCAACGAGGCGATGCGCGTGCGGCACGCGCGCACTCACGACGAGCGCTTCGCGTTCCCGTTCGACGGAAAGTTCGCGTTGACCTGGGAGGATCTGCTGGGACTGCGCCGCCACGGCGGACTTCCCGGTCACGCCGAGATGGCGGGCAAGACGCTGTTCCTCAAGTGGAACACGGGACCGTCGGGACACGGCATGCCGCCGACGGTGGGCGAGGCGGTCGCGCTCAAGATCGCTGGGGCCGAAGAGGTCAAAGTGTTCGCCGTTGAAGGGGAGGGCGGGCTCACACCGGGCGCGAGCCACGAGACGCGCAACTCGGCGTGGGGTCTCGGGCTTTCGAACCTGGTGTTCCTCCTCGACTGGAACGACTTCGGCATCGACGTGAACGCCGTGTCGAGCGTGGTCCACGGCACGCCGCGCGATTGGTTCGAGCCATACGGGTGGCGCGTCGTGGGGACCGAGAAGGGCAGCGACTGGGACGACGTGACGAAGGTGGTGCTCGACGCTGCCCGCGGCGACAACCCCGAACGCGTTCCGAGCATCGGATGGTTCCGCACCCGCAAGGGTCGCGGCTATCTCAAGTACGACTACGCGTCGCACGGGACCGCGCATGCGATGAACCACGAGCTCTTCTGGCAGCTCCGGAAGGAGTTCCAGAAGAAGTACGGCGTCGAGTACGAGGGAGTGGACGGGCCCGCGCCGAAGGATGCGCAGGCGATACAGGCGCAGGCGCGCCGGAATCTCGGGGTCGCCGCGTCGGTCCTGAGCTCTCGCCGCGACGTGAGCGATTACCTCTCTGATCGCCTGACCGAGATCGCGGGCAGCGTGCCGGACGAGATACCGACGTTCTTCCTCGGCGGCAAGGCCAAGGACGTCTTCAAAGACGAGCGCATCCTCGACTACGAGCGCTACCCCGAAGCGATGTGGGCAAAGCCGGGCGAGAAGAAGCCGAACCGCGCCGCCCTCGCGACCTGGGGATCCTGGGTGAACAGCTATGCGCGGACGGAGTACGGGCGGCCGCTGTTCATCGCGATGTCAGCGGACCTCGCGGAGTCGACCAACATCGCCGGCTTCATGAAGGGATTCGGCGACGCCCCGGGGTGGGGCTGGTACCAGCGCGACACGAACATCCACGGCGCTCTCCTACCGCAGCAGATCACCGAGTTCACGAACTCAGGTGTCGCCTGCGGGATCGCGTCGGTGAACCTCGCCGGAAATCCGTTCGAGGAGTTCAACGGGTTCTGGGGCGCGTGCTCGACGTACGGGGCGTTCTCCTATCTGAAGTACGGCGAGATGCGTCTATTCAGCCAGCTCGCGCAGGACTGCGAGCTCCGCGTCGGCAAGGTGCTGTGGATCGCCGGGCACTCCGGACCGGAGACCGCCGAGGACTCGCGCACCCACTTCGGCATCTTCGAGACCGGTGTGACGCAGCTGTTTCCGGACGGCGCCGTCATCGATCTGCACCCGTGGGAGTACAACGAGGTCCCGGTCGTGCTAGGGGCGGCGCTCCGCCAGAAGGCCCCTATCGTCGCGCTGCATCTCACGCGACCGAATGTCGACATCCCGGACCGCAGGGCGCTCGGCATGGACTCGCACTTCGCCGCCGCGCGCGGCGCGTATTTCATCCGCCGCCATCGAGCCGATAAGCCGCGGATGGGCACCGTCTTCGTGCAGGGCACCTCGACGACGGCGAACCTCGTGAAGATCCTGCCGCAGCTCGACGAGCGCGAGCTCAACGTGAAGATCGTCGCCGCGATCAGCCCGCAGCTCTTTGCGCTCCAGGATCCGCGCTACCGCGACGAGATCGCGTCGGCCGCGGACCGTGTCGATGCGATGGTCATCAGCAACCGCTCGCGGCGCGTCATGCGCGACTGGATCGAGCATCCCGTCGTCGCCGAGTACTCGCTGACCTCCGACTGGGACGACCGCTGGCGCACCGGTGGGACGGTCGACGAGGTCATCGCCGAAGCGCATCTCTCGCCGCGGCATCTGCTCGCGGGCATCGAGCGCTTCGTGGCCGATCGCAAGCGCCGCCTGGCGCGGATCCGCGACGCGGTCGACGCGGCCCTCGCCGACTAGCCCGTCACATGCCGCGCAAGAAGAAGCAGCGGATCGCGTCGCGGGCGAAGGTCGCGAGCAACTACCCGTGGCATAGGCGCGTGCCGTGGCTCGCGATCGGCGCCGGTGCGGTCGTTCTGGTGATCGGCGTGCTCATCGCTCGCTCGTTCGGCGTCGGCGAGAGCGCCGGTCGCTACACAGGTCCGGGCGGCGGGGTCGGCAACCACATCACCGAAGGTCAGGCCATCGCGTATCCGTCTTACCCGCCGACGTACGGGCCGCACTGGCCGGCCCCGACGACCTGGGGTCTTCACACCGAGGTCGTTCCGGACGAGCGCGCCGTGCACAGCCTCGAGCACGGCGGTGTCGTCGCGTCGTACAACAACATCACGGCGGATGCGCTCGCGGCGCTGCAGGCACTGCTCACGACGTACCCGAAGGACAAGTACGGCGAGGTCAAGCTCTTGATCCGGCCGTACGACAAGATCCCGCCGGGCACGATCGCGCTCACGGCGTGGAACTGGATCGATGAGCTGACGACCTATGACGACGCGCGCGTGCGCCGTTTTCTCGCCGCGCACATCGACCAATGCTGCGAGGATGTTCCCTGACGCGGCGCGCCGCATTCGACGAGGTCGGCGAGCACAACAGGCGGATGTGGGAGCGCCTCGCGGAGGCGGGCATCCCCTACACGCGTCCGATCGGCAAGCCCCCGCGCGACGCCCGCGGCAAGCGGCGTTTCCTCGACGAGCTGACGCGCGGACGACTGCGCGGCGTCGACCTCGAGCGCAAGCGTGTGCTCTCCCTCGCTGGTGGCGGAGGCTGGGACG
This window of the Candidatus Limnocylindria bacterium genome carries:
- a CDS encoding helix-turn-helix transcriptional regulator, with the translated sequence MPARVNPDVPGEPLLLKRTGKRLRALRRKRGLTMAQLGADKRGRVYFERQYVWKMETGRVAPSLAALAHFARRLDVTLSELLRGI
- a CDS encoding alpha/beta fold hydrolase, producing MSGAARVMPETVRIASEGETLLADLYGALPSRRAAVLVHGLNWDASGWRDVAQLLVARGVPALALNLRGYDGSSGKTNDFAPPAPWSPIADLRAAKALLRERGAREIALVGASMGGHAILASSFEADVESIVSISAPVTAVPDELSRRVTGRKLFVCADGDSLGAAPHVVHCFDVVSKPKTLVLFGGSEHSRGMFAAPYGTEATGAIIDFVARGV
- a CDS encoding transketolase codes for the protein MARTITSEVERLFTESASAFPLWEVTKDVVDEFIDLSLNYRQSGHPGGSRSKVHLLLALVLSGAMRHDVLRPWRRFGDRFILSAGHTVPLIYATLATLNEAMRVRHARTHDERFAFPFDGKFALTWEDLLGLRRHGGLPGHAEMAGKTLFLKWNTGPSGHGMPPTVGEAVALKIAGAEEVKVFAVEGEGGLTPGASHETRNSAWGLGLSNLVFLLDWNDFGIDVNAVSSVVHGTPRDWFEPYGWRVVGTEKGSDWDDVTKVVLDAARGDNPERVPSIGWFRTRKGRGYLKYDYASHGTAHAMNHELFWQLRKEFQKKYGVEYEGVDGPAPKDAQAIQAQARRNLGVAASVLSSRRDVSDYLSDRLTEIAGSVPDEIPTFFLGGKAKDVFKDERILDYERYPEAMWAKPGEKKPNRAALATWGSWVNSYARTEYGRPLFIAMSADLAESTNIAGFMKGFGDAPGWGWYQRDTNIHGALLPQQITEFTNSGVACGIASVNLAGNPFEEFNGFWGACSTYGAFSYLKYGEMRLFSQLAQDCELRVGKVLWIAGHSGPETAEDSRTHFGIFETGVTQLFPDGAVIDLHPWEYNEVPVVLGAALRQKAPIVALHLTRPNVDIPDRRALGMDSHFAAARGAYFIRRHRADKPRMGTVFVQGTSTTANLVKILPQLDERELNVKIVAAISPQLFALQDPRYRDEIASAADRVDAMVISNRSRRVMRDWIEHPVVAEYSLTSDWDDRWRTGGTVDEVIAEAHLSPRHLLAGIERFVADRKRRLARIRDAVDAALAD
- a CDS encoding DUF3105 domain-containing protein; the protein is MPRKKKQRIASRAKVASNYPWHRRVPWLAIGAGAVVLVIGVLIARSFGVGESAGRYTGPGGGVGNHITEGQAIAYPSYPPTYGPHWPAPTTWGLHTEVVPDERAVHSLEHGGVVASYNNITADALAALQALLTTYPKDKYGEVKLLIRPYDKIPPGTIALTAWNWIDELTTYDDARVRRFLAAHIDQCCEDVP